The genome window TGCGAATGCCCTGTCTGGGCAGCCACCGCTTCCGTGGTGTGATGGCCCTGGGCAACCGCAAGCACGGTCTGGCGTTCGGTGGGCGACAACCAGCGAAAATCGTTGTTCAGGTAACCCTGCAACACGGTGTCCAACGCCAGATCCTGGTCGGTGATGGGCCTCAATCTACCCTCAGGCTCGAAGAGCCGGCTGCAAAGGACCTGGGTGAGATAGGGATGGTTGTTGGTCGTGCGGCTGATCTGGCGAACCAGTCTGTTGCTAACCTCGACAGTCTGTTCATCCTGCTCCCGGCGGATGAGCGCTTCGGCAGGTTCTGGCTGCAACCCGCTGAGGTTCGCCAGGCTGAAGCCAAGCAGAAATGGCGATGTTTGCCAGATATCATCGGAGTCGCTCAAGCGGCTGAGCACCTTGGTGCTGGCCATGATCACGCGCAATCCCTGGGCAGCCTGGATGACTTTTCTTAGCCGCGCCAGGCTCAGGGGATCCTGTTCAGCGATTGTGAGCAAAGCCTCCGCCTCATCGATCAGCAGCAACAGTGTCGTGTCGGCGGCGCGGGCGTAGCGGCGCAACATCCTGATCACGCCGATGACGTCCCAGTTCGCCAGGAGCGAAATGTCGATGGCCAACTTGTCGAAGCGTTCCTTGGATTCCTCCACTGCGAATACCAGTTCGTGGGCCAGGTCGTCCAGATTGGCGATGCCCTGAAGGTCCCAATAGAGGGGCAGGTAGGGTTTTCCATCCACCGTCAGGTGCTCCAATTGGCGCAGTAGCGATGTCTTGCCCACCCGCCGGTTGCCGATGACCCAGAAAGCATTGTTGGGGCTTTCCAGCAGATGTTTGATGAGCGCCTCGCGGCCGTAAAACTCCTGGCCCGTCACCCACCCTCCTGTGGTATAAGGGTTGCGCACTTCTGGTCTCCTTGCCTCGCAGGTCACACCATCGGTGTCGGTGTGCCGGTTCCCATGTCAGCCTGGGAAAGCCCGTTGCTCTGGGAGGATCGAACACTGGCCAGGGAATCGAATGCGTCGCTGGCATCCTCCAACGTGACAGTATTTCGACCATCGGCCAGCATGATATTGATCGCTTCCAGGCAATGTTGCTGAATGTAGTAGGGTCTTCCGCCGGCATGACTAACAATGAAATCTACAGCCTGCAGTTCGTAGGCGTAGCTGCCCTTGACCGGTTCCATCACCAGTTCACGGGCATCGTCGTCGTCCAGGGGTCCCAGTTCGACTTCGTTGAAGAGATTATACCAGGGACTCTCAACCCGGTCCCATTCCTTGCTGATCTCGATTCCGGCCACGACGGCGCCCAGGTTACGGGCATAGGTTCGCATGAAAATCCGGCGCAACTGTTGCTGGGTCACCGAGCTATAGTCGTTCATGATATCCATTTCATCCAGCAGCAGGATCAAACGGATTTTTTTATCTGTGGTTGTTCCAAGCTCCCTGATAATCCGCTCCAGGTCCCGGCTAAACTCGCGGTGGTCATAGTCTGCGATGGCGACCTTATCGAAACGTAGATCCTGCAGCGACGGCAGGTAACCCCTGGCTACTCCGGCGATTTCCTCCATCATCACGTGGAAGAGTTCCCCTTCCTTCGTGCCTTCCAGATCGATGAAAACCGGCACGAACAAGTAGTCAGGGTCATCGGTTTCGCTCAGTTCACGCGAAAGATAGTGCAGCACGCTGGTCTTCCCGATCCGGCGCTCGCCGTGGATCATGATGCTG of Chloroflexota bacterium contains these proteins:
- a CDS encoding AAA family ATPase; amino-acid sequence: MRNPYTTGGWVTGQEFYGREALIKHLLESPNNAFWVIGNRRVGKTSLLRQLEHLTVDGKPYLPLYWDLQGIANLDDLAHELVFAVEESKERFDKLAIDISLLANWDVIGVIRMLRRYARAADTTLLLLIDEAEALLTIAEQDPLSLARLRKVIQAAQGLRVIMASTKVLSRLSDSDDIWQTSPFLLGFSLANLSGLQPEPAEALIRREQDEQTVEVSNRLVRQISRTTNNHPYLTQVLCSRLFEPEGRLRPITDQDLALDTVLQGYLNNDFRWLSPTERQTVLAVAQGHHTTEAVAAQTGHSQAVVEEFIFSLERLGQIRMISNEAHIGNEFLARWLKQNVEDLKMGLEASEVTDRVTLEMIRAAQEQETRYLLRQLISRREDLARLELQRSRYGLNPPSELVDDLRHVKMEIKRLERRLSLIPPDLIESYDNEFQRLRMSGAENNPQDR